The following are encoded together in the Glycine max cultivar Williams 82 chromosome 8, Glycine_max_v4.0, whole genome shotgun sequence genome:
- the J1 gene encoding DnaJ-like protein, whose product MRSYGLTVPGSDHRFCVPTVSQVFFRPNRPINRIAFPKATLKNDGFVVDLSFYDLLGIPESGSVTEIKNAYKQLARKYHPDVSPPGRVEEYTKRFIQVQEAYETLSDPSRRAMYDKDMAKGINFAFNARRRYNYHDQVVEQKSEWKARWKSQLSELKRKSNGKDAGGNMSWAARMRQQRDELSNES is encoded by the exons ATGCGTTCTTATGGCTTAACCGTACCGGGAAGCGACCACCGCTTCTGCGTGCCCACCGTATCTCAGGTGTTCTTTAGGCCCAACAGGCCCATTAACCGAATCGCGTTTCCCAAGGCCACCCTCAAGAACGACGGCTTCGTGGTGGACCTGAGCTTCTACGACCTTCTGGGAATACCGGAATCCGGTTCGGTAACGGAGATCAAGAACGCCTACAAGCAACTCGCCCGAAAGTACCACCCGGACGTGTCGCCTCCGGGTCGGGTCGAGGAGTACACAAAGAGGTTTATTCAGGTGCAGGAGGCCTACGAAACCCTGTCTGATCCTTCCAGAAGAGCTATGTACGACAAGGACATGGCCAAGGGCATTAACTTCGCCTTCAACGCCCGCAGACGCTATAATTACCACGATCAG GTAGTTGAACAAAAAAGTGAATGGAAAGCTAGGTGGAAATCTCAACTGTCAGAGCTGAAGAGAAAAAGTAACGGCAAGGATGCTGGAGGGAATATGTCATGGGCGGCACGAATGCGCCAACAGAGGGATGAATTGTCAAATGAATCATGA
- the LOC100779120 gene encoding cytochrome P450 71D10, translated as MYKPAELTIPFMHIQHYNISFHNMELLIPFSLLFTFACILLALFNTLNRSNSKILPPGPWKLPLLGNIHQFFGPLPHQTLTNLANQHGPLMHLQLGEKPHIIVSSADIAKEIMKTHDAIFANRPHLLASKSFAYDSSDIAFSSYGKAWRQLKKICISELLNAKHVQSLRHIREEEVSKLVSHVYANEGSIINLTKEIESVTIAIIARAANGKICKDQEAFMSTMEQMLVLLGGFSIADFYPSIKVLPLLTGMKSKLERAQRENDKILENMVKDHKENENKNGVTHEDFIDILLKTQKRDDLEIPLTHNNVKALIWDMFVGGTAAPAAVTVWAMSELIKNPKAMEKAQTEVRKVFNVKGYVDETELGQCQYLNSIIKETMRLHPPEALLLPRENSEACVVNGYKIPAKSKVIINAWAIGRESKYWNEAERFVPERFVDDSYDFSGTNFEYIPFGAGRRICPGAAFSMPYMLLSLANLLYHFDWKLPNGATIQELDMSESFGLTVKRVHDLCLIPIPYHPTSKLGHL; from the exons ATGTATAAGCCTGCAGAACTTACCATTCCATTCATGCATATACAACATTACAACATTTCATTTCATAACATGGAGCTTCTTATTCCCTTCTCTCTCCTATTCACCTTTGCTTGCATTCTCCTTGCATTGTTCAACACTCTGAACCGTTCAAATTCCAAAATCTTACCACCTGGACCATGGAAACTGCCTCTTCTTGGCAACATTCACCAATTTTTCGGGCCACTTCCCCACCAAACTTTGACAAACTTGGCTAACCAACATGGACCGTTGATGCACCTACAACTTGGTGAAAAGCCACACATTATAGTCTCTTCAGCAGATATTGCCAAAGAGATTATGAAAACTCATGATGCCATCTTTGCCAATAGGCCTCATCTTCTTGCTTCCAAATCCTTTGCCTATGACAGCAGCGACATAGCCTTCTCTTCTTATGGAAAAGCTTGGAggcaactaaaaaaaatatgcatttcAGAGTTGCTAAATGCTAAACATGTTCAATCACTAAGGCAcataagagaagaagaggtatCTAAGCTAGTTAGCCATGTATATGCAAATGAAGGGTCAATTATCAATCTTACTAAGGAAATTGAGTCAGTGACAATAGCTATAATTGCAAGGGCAGCTAATGGTAAAATATGCAAAGACCAAGAAGCTTTCATGTCAACGATGGAGCAAATGCTAGTGCTGTTGGGAGGTTTCTCAATTGCTGATTTCTACCCTTCAATCAAAGTGCTTCCATTGCTCACAGGAATGAAAAGTAAACTTGAAAGGGCGCAGAGAGAGAATGACAAGATCCTAGAAAATATGGTCAAGGATCACAAGGAAAATGAGAACAAGAATGGGGTGACGCACGAGGATTTTATTGATATTCTTCTCAAAACTCAAAAGAGAGATGACTTGGAAATTCCCTTGACTCACAACAACGTCAAAGCACTCATCTGG GACATGTTTGTTGGTGGGACAGCAGCACCAGCAGCAGTTACAGTATGGGCAATGTCAGAACTCATAAAAAATCCGAAGGCTATGGAAAAGGCACAGACTGAGGTAAGAAAGGTCTTCAATGTGAAAGGTTATGTGGATGAAACAGAGCTTGGACAGTGccaatatttaaattcaatcatAAAAGAAACAATGAGGCTACACCCCCCCGAAGCATTATTACTCCCAAGAGAAAACAGTGAGGCATGTGTAGTCAATGGATATAAAATCCCTGCAAAGAGCAAAGTCATTATCAATGCTTGGGCCATTGGGAGAGAATCAAAGTATTGGAATGAAGCAGAGAGATTTGTGCCAGAGAGGTTTGTAGATGACTCTTATGACTTCAGTGGCACAAACTTTGAATACATCCCTTTTGGGGCCGGAAGGAGAATTTGTCCTGGTGCTGCATTTTCCATGCCTTACATGTTGCTGTCACTGGCCAATTTGCTTTACCATTTTGATTGGAAGCTGCCAAATGGAGCAACAATCCAAGAATTGGATATGTCTGAGTCTTTTGGCCTCACTGTTAAAAGAGTACATGATCTTTGCTTAATCCCCATTCCTTATCACCCAACATCCAAACTGGGCCATCTATAA
- the LOC100789605 gene encoding protein ECERIFERUM 26, whose protein sequence is MVLEESVVHDVRLSSVGPGRATGSDVFHNPGGLDLAMKLHYLRVVYFFDSEAAQDLTIMKIKDGMFTLFNHYFITCGRFRRSDSGRPLIKCNDCGARFIEAKCNKTLDEWLAMKDWPLYKLLVSHQVIGPELSFSPPVLFQVTKFKCGGISLGLSWAHVLGDPLSASEFINSWGLILKNMGLKMLFNIPRSIPTPGQPGPEKDPVSAKRIDPVGDHWIPANNKKMETFSFHLTSSQLNYLQAQIWGTSLDQTPPFESLCAMIWRCMARIRPGSEPKTVTVCRSNPYKRGNHIIGNNQVICKVDAASESSILDTDLTVLASMLVDQGVDERKQIEEAVERDQGVSDFFVYGVNLTFLDLQETNVYDLQLKGHTPKFVYYTLQGVGDEGVVLVYPLPKGSMENGVDGKFLTMIFPEDEMVKLKSELKIIGLLLENN, encoded by the exons ATGGTCTTAGAAGAGAGTGTAGTGCATGATGTGAGGCTATCCTCAGTTGGGCCGGGCCGGGCCACCGGGTCGGACGTATTCCACAACCCGGGTGGCTTGGACTTGGCCATGAAGCTTCACTACCTTAGAGTGGTGTACTTCTTTGATAGTGAGGCTGCACAAGACCTAACCATCATGAAAATTAAGGATGGCATGTTCACTTTGTTCAACCATTACTTCATCACCTGTGGCCGGTTCCGGCGATCGGATTCCGGTCGACCCTTAATCAAGTGCAATGATTGTGGAGCAAGGTTCATTGAGGCCAAGTGCAACAAAACCCTAGATGAGTGGCTAGCCATGAAGGATTGGCCCTTGTACAAGTTGCTCGTCTCTCACCAAGTCATTGGCCCAGAACTATCTTTTTCTCCTCCTGTTTTGTTCCAG GTGACTAAATTTAAGTGCGGCGGAATTTCATTGGGTCTTAGTTGGGCCCACGTATTGGGGGATCCTCTTTCGGCTTCAGAATTCATTAACTCTTGGGGTctaatattgaaaaatatgggCCTAAAAATGCTTTTTAACATCCCAAGATCCATCCCAACACCCGGACAGCCCGGACCTGAAAAGGATCCAGTTTCAGCAAAACGGATCGACCCGGTGGGAGATCATTGGATTCCagccaacaacaaaaaaatggagacATTCTCCTTCCACCTAACTAGCTCCCAGTTGAACTACTTGCAAGCACAAATTTGGGGTACAAGTCTTGACCAAACCCCTCCTTTTGAATCACTATGTGCCATGATTTGGCGTTGCATGGCCCGAATTCGACCAGGATCCGAACCCAAAACCGTAACTGTGTGTAGAAGCAACCCCTATAAGAGGGGCAATCATATCATTGGTAACAACCAAGTGATATGCAAGGTTGATGCTGCAAGTGAATCCTCAATTCTTGACACTGATTTGACAGTTTTAGCTAGCATGCTTGTGGATCAAGGTGTGGATGAGAGGAAGCAAATTGAGGAAGCAGTTGAGAGAGACCAAGGTGTGAGTGATTTCTTCGTCTATGGTGTCAACTTGACATTTCTAGACTTACAAGAAACCAATGTGTATGACTTGCAATTGAAGGGACACACACCAAAGTTTGTTTACTACACCCTTCAAGGTGTTGGAGATGAAGGGGTTGTTTTGGTGTATCCATTGCCCAAAGGTTCTATGGAGAATGGTGTTGATGGGAAGTTTCTGACCATGATTTTTCCGGAGGATGAAATGGTGAAGCTTAAATCTGAGCTCAAGATAATTGGTCTTTTGCTTGagaataattaa